The genomic DNA AATTTCTTCGGGTTCTAATAATACGGCACCACCTAAAATTTTTGCAAATAAAGCAATTTTGGCCCCTTTTTCAACTACCCGAACAGCTCTTAAGGCTTCCTCCATGTCCCTTCCTACTCCTACAACTCCGTGGTTAGCTAAGAGTACAGCAAATTTCTTGCCCAAAGCCAAAACCGCATTTTTTGCTAAAATTTCACTTCCGGGAGGAGCATATCTTGAAACTTCAACATCTCCTCCAACAATTTGAGCCAAATCTTCTACTAAAGCGGGTAAGGGTTTTCTGGTCACGGCAAAAGCTGAAGCATAAGGACTATGCGTATGTACAATCGCCTTTATATCATCTCTTGCCCGATAAATTTCCAGGTGTAGATGGTATTCCGAGGAAGGTTTTAGTTTTCCAGCCCTAATTTCACCGGCTAAACTTATTTCTACTAAATCTTCCGGTTGCATTGTATTATAATCAACACCACTGGGGGTGATGAGAAATGAATCTTTACTTATCCGCATGCTTAAATTTCCCCAAGGCGATACCACCAAACCTTCTAAGATTACTGCTTTAGCAGTAGCCAATAATACTTCCCTGCTCA from Carboxydothermus pertinax includes the following:
- a CDS encoding class II aldolase/adducin family protein; this encodes MSREVLLATAKAVILEGLVVSPWGNLSMRISKDSFLITPSGVDYNTMQPEDLVEISLAGEIRAGKLKPSSEYHLHLEIYRARDDIKAIVHTHSPYASAFAVTRKPLPALVEDLAQIVGGDVEVSRYAPPGSEILAKNAVLALGKKFAVLLANHGVVGVGRDMEEALRAVRVVEKGAKIALFAKILGGAVLLEPEEIQTMHDFYLNKYGQR